The Vibrio sp. 16 genome segment GTTCACTGGATAAGTCGGAGGTTTAAGATGCGTGATCTTATTGTTTTTGGTGAAGACTTTGGCGGACTGCCTTCTAGCACCCAACACCTCATCACACGTTTGGCCGATGACCGCCGCGTACTCTGGGTCAACTCGATTGGTTTGCGTCAGCCACGATTGAGCAAAAATGACATCGGGCGAGCTTGGAATAAATTGCTCGGTAAAGCGAAGCAAGGCTACCAAACCTCCTCGCAGCAGCATCCCAACATCCATGTTGCCAATATTAAAACCATACCAGCGCCTTCATCGGCCTTTGCGAGAGCCATAGCGAAACAGCTGATGGTCAGCCAGCTTAAACCCATCATCAAAATGCTGCAGCTTAGAGAGCCGATCCTTTGGACCTCACTACCGACAGCCGCCGATGTGTGTGGCCACCTCAACGAGTCAGCGGTGGTCTACTACTGCGGCGATGATTTTACTTCTTTAGCGGGTGTTGATCATGATGTCGTTCGCGTACATGAACTGGACTTAGTTTCTCACGCCAATCTGGTACTCGCGGCAAGTGACAAGCTATGCCTCAAGTTTCCACGTGCCAAAACCCACTTTCTGCCCCATGGCGTTGATGTCTCTTTGTTTACCCAGCCGCACCCTCGCGCCCTAGATCTGCCCAGCAACGGAAAACCTATCGCGGGGTTTTATGGCAGCTTATCGAACTGGCTCGACTACAAGATGCTCGATCAACTATGTAAGCAACGCACTGATTGGGAGTTTGTTTTTATCGGCCCATTAGAGCTATCGCATAACCCACTACCAAGATTACCCAATGTGCATTATCTTGGCGCGAAAGCGCATCACGAGCTTCCACAATATAGCCAGCATTGGACAGTCGGTTTGCTGCCATTTCTACTTAACGATCAAATTCGCGCTTGCAGCCCGTTAAAACTCAAAGAGTATCTCGCAGCAGGCTCGGCGGTCATTTCATCGCCTTTTCCAGCTGCATATCCGTACCAAAACCAGTTGCAGTTTGCTCAAACCGTCAACGAGTTCAGCGCTGCACTCGACCGTGTCCAGCAACAACCCAGTAAGCAAACCCACATGCATTTCATTGACGAAAGTTGGGACAGCCGAAGTATCGAGTTATCTCGCTTGTTGGAGGCCATATGACCGAGCTTAAATTACGACTGATCGTGTTACTGAATGCGGCGTGGAGACAGCGATACATCATTGTGTTGCCCATCTTGATCTTTCCGTTTGCGGGCTACTTTATTGGCAAAATGGCACCCGCCAATTATGTCTCACACACCAGTATGTTGATTCAAGAAACCGCAAAAATGAACCCGTTTCTGGAAGATATTGCCGTCTCAACCATGCTTAAAGAGAGACTCAACGCCTTGAGTACCCTGCTGAAAAGTCGCCATGTGTTAACCGCGGTGGCCATTGAGCACCAACTCATCAATGACGGCATGTCGCCGCTTGAAAAAGATCGCGTGATCAACCGCCTTGCCGAAAGTCTGAACGTGACTCAGCCAGGCAAAGACTTTTTGAAAATCACGCTAACCGCGCCACGACCGGACGGTATGAAAGGATTGTTGGAGTCAATCAGCGATCACTTTATAGAGCAGCTTCTGGCTCCGGAACGTTCATCGATTAAAGACTCGGCTG includes the following:
- a CDS encoding glycosyltransferase, which codes for MRDLIVFGEDFGGLPSSTQHLITRLADDRRVLWVNSIGLRQPRLSKNDIGRAWNKLLGKAKQGYQTSSQQHPNIHVANIKTIPAPSSAFARAIAKQLMVSQLKPIIKMLQLREPILWTSLPTAADVCGHLNESAVVYYCGDDFTSLAGVDHDVVRVHELDLVSHANLVLAASDKLCLKFPRAKTHFLPHGVDVSLFTQPHPRALDLPSNGKPIAGFYGSLSNWLDYKMLDQLCKQRTDWEFVFIGPLELSHNPLPRLPNVHYLGAKAHHELPQYSQHWTVGLLPFLLNDQIRACSPLKLKEYLAAGSAVISSPFPAAYPYQNQLQFAQTVNEFSAALDRVQQQPSKQTHMHFIDESWDSRSIELSRLLEAI